The Gammaproteobacteria bacterium genome includes the window AATCACCGCCTGGTAATATTGCAGACGGTCGACATGTCCCGCAAACGACAACATTTCCGCATAGTAGGGGGGCGGCTCAATATCTTTTATCCAGCGTGACACCAGCACCCCGGTATCGGTCTGCTCGATATCGAGCGCCGCGTCTTCGGTGCCTGCCGACGCAAACGAGGTCTCATGCACCCATGCGACGTGCGAAGGATCGAGAAGATTATCCAACAGGTACAGATAGTTGCAGTTGCATTCGAGCACCCCGCCATCGGTCAGACCCCAGTCCGGATCCTCGTAGTCGGGGATTTGCAGAATATCGGCCGGGTCAGCCAGTTCGGGATCGCCCATCCAGATCCAGATCAGCCGGTATCTCTCCACCACGGGATAACTGCGTACCCACGCATTGCCGGGGATTTTATCCTGGGTTGGTGCGCCCACGCATTTACCCGTACAGTCGAACTGTAATCCGTGATAACCGCAATGCAGCACGTCGTCGATCAGCTTTCCCATCGACAAGGGCAGCTTACGATGCGGGCAGGCGTCTTCCAGCGCGAACGGCACGCCGTTACTGTTACGGTAAAAAACGATATCGTCACCGAGAATACGTATCGAATTCAGCTG containing:
- a CDS encoding aromatic ring-hydroxylating dioxygenase subunit alpha, whose protein sequence is MPRYAPQYVNRESSFLDNAWYVAAQCHEIDRQLNSIRILGDDIVFYRNSNGVPFALEDACPHRKLPLSMGKLIDDVLHCGYHGLQFDCTGKCVGAPTQDKIPGNAWVRSYPVVERYRLIWIWMGDPELADPADILQIPDYEDPDWGLTDGGVLECNCNYLYLLDNLLDPSHVAWVHETSFASAGTEDAALDIEQTDTGVLVSRWIKDIEPPPYYAEMLSFAGHVDRLQYYQAVIPSIAINMSTYTRAGCGGNDRELPDDTYRMRSYHFITPIDDDSSRYHWFQHYNTNTRDEATRLKLNEGARNAFEEDRLVLEAVHHGMANKRTANLDLRLDIGSRMFRQQLAARVKAEKAATGL